From Micromonospora echinospora:
CGGGACTGGTCCACCCGGCACCGCCAGGCCACCACCTCGACCGGTTCCAACCCGGTCGTCACCAGCGCCGCCACATGCCCGTCGCCGCGGTGCTCGCGCAGCGTGGTGGCGGCCTGCCAGAGCCGGGCCAGCGGGTACTCGCCTTGAGGCAGCGCGGCGTTGACCGCGCCGAGCACCCGGCCGGCGACGTCCACCCGCCCGGCCGCCTCCTCCAGCAGGTCGGCGGCCTCGACCAGATGCGACTCGGGCAGCTCGTAGGTGAACTCGGCGAGCGCCTGCACACCCCCGGTGAGCCGGGCCCGCAGCGCCTCCTCCGGGGTGGCCAGGCGCCACACCGACGGCAGCGCGCGGGCCACCATGGCCGGCGCGAAGCTGAAGAACGCCGCAGTCACGGCGGGCGCGTCGACCGCGCCCAGCGGCGCGGCCCGCCCGGCGAAGTAGCCGCGCCAGTAGCCGCGCAACCCGACCGCCTCGAACGCGGCGCGGGCCCGCGGGTGGAAGTAGGTCACCGCGTGGACCGGCTCGTACAGCGTCCACATCTGCCGGGTCGCCCCGGCCCCGTCCAGCGCCGCCACGTGCACCTCCGCGTCGGTGAGCAGATCACCGCGGGCGGACGTACCGCCCGCGGTGACCATGAACCTACTGCCGCAGGGTGACCGGACGGAAGCCCGCAGTGAGCTACTGCGCAGCCAGCACGTCGACGACGAAGCGCAGCGGCCCGGCCGGACGGCCGCCCGCGGCGTCGTTGCCGTACGCCAGATCGGCCGGCAGGTCCAGCTGCACCCGGCTGCCCACCGGCACGCCGACCAGGCCCTGGTCCCAGCCCTTGATGACCTGGCCCACGCCGATCGGGAAGGTGGCCGGCTGGCCGTTGTCCCACGACGCGTCGAACTGCTTGCCGTCCTTGTAGAACACACCCACGTAGTTCGTGGTGATGTTCTGCCCGGCCTTCACCGCCGGCCCGGTGCCCTTCACCAGCGTGGTGACGGTGAGCTTGGTCAGCTCGCCGGTGCCGGCCTGCACGGTCGGCTTGGTCTTCAGCGCCGGGTCGATGCCGGCGGGCAGCTCCTGAGCGGGCATCGCGCTGGACTCGCCCGGGGCGGTGGGGCTGGCCGAGGAGCCGGCGGTGGCAGCCTTGTCGTCGTCCCCGCTGTTCAGCCAGACCAGGCCGCCGACCAGGGCCACCACGGCGAGCACGCCGACCGCCGCGCCGAGCATCGACTGCCGGCGGCGACGCGCCTCGGCTGCCTTCTTCTCGGCCAGTTGGGCGGCCAGCCGCCGCTGTGCCTTGGTGGCCGGGGCCTGGCCCGCCGACCGGTTCTCCACACGCTCGCTCACGTCGACTCCCTGCAGGGTGGGTGGGTGCGCCCCCGGCGGGCCGCCGCCGAGGCCAGCGCACACGGTACCCGCCCGGACCCCCAGCGTGCCCATACGCCCGCACCGATCAGGACACAGAGCCCGATACGGGGGCACCGCACAGGCCAAGGGGCGGCAGAAGTACCTGAACATGTCGCGCAACCCGGTGGTCGCGGTCTCGGTGGCGGACAAGGCCGACGACTTCCGCACGCTCTGGATCAAGGGCACCGTCGAGTTCGTCACCGAGGGCGCCGACGAGCACATCGACCGGATGGCGAAGAAGTACCTCGGCCAGGACACGTACCCGTGGCGGCGCCCCGGCGAGGAGCGCGTCATCGTCCGGGTCACCCCGACCGAGAAGCTCGGCCGAGGCTGAGCGGTCCGGCCCCGCCTCCACCGAGGGCGGGGCCCCGGCCGTACGCGTCAGGCGGTCTTCTTCTTCTTCGCCGCCGTCTTCTTGGCGGCGGTCTTCTTGGCCGGCTCGGCCTTCTTCGCGGCCGTCTTCTTCGCGGGCGTCTTCTTGGCCGCCGTCTTCTTGGCCGGCTCGGCCTTCTTCGCCGGCGCCTTCTTCGCGGCCTTCTTCGCCGACCGGGCCGACGAGATCGGCGTGGGCTCGGCCCCGCCGCCGGACGGCGCCTCGCCCCGGGCCGCCCGGGCCCGCTCCACGGACGCCTTCAGCGCGGCCATCAGGTCCACCGCGGCGGCCGGCGCGGCCTCTTCCTCCTCCGGCTGCACCACCTCGCGGCCCTCGACCTTCGCGTCGATGACCTCCTGCAACGCCGCCCGGTAGTCGTCGGTGAAGGCGTCCGGCTCGAACTCCCCGGCCATCGAGTCGATCAGCGAACTGGCCATCGCCAGCTCGGGCGGGCGTACCTTCAGGTCCTCGTCCAGGAACCCGAAGTCGGGCCGGCGGATCTCGTCCGGCCACAGCATGGTGTTGAGCAGCAGCACACCCTCGCGTACCCGCAGCGTCGCCAACTGCTCCCGCTGGCGCAGCGCCACCTTGACGATCGCCACCCGCTCCGAGTCGGACAGCGCGTCGCGCAGCAGCACGTACGGCTTGGTGGCCGAGCCCTCCGGCTCCAGGAAGTACGCCTTGTTGTAGAGGATCGGGTCGACCTGCTCGGCCGGTACGAACTCCAGCACGTCGATCGCGTGCGAGGTGCTCAACGGCAGGTCGGCGAAGTCCTCGTCGGTGAGGATGACCATCTCCCCGCCGCCGATGTCGTACCCCTTGGCGATGTCGTCGTAGGTGACCTCCTCGCCGCAGACCGAGCAGGTGCGCTTGTAGCGGATCCGGCCGCCGTCCTCACGGTGCACCTGGTGGAAACGGATGTCCTTCTCCTCGGTGGCCGAGTAGACCTTCACCCCGATCGACACCAGGCCGAACGACACCGCTCCTTTCCAGATCGCCCGCATCCTGCGCTCCTCTCCCCGGTTGACAACCAGAATCGCAAATGATCGAACGGGACGCACGCGCTTCCGCACCCAACTACAGTCGGAACGTGCCCGGCGCGCCGTTGAAGCCGATGCTCGCGACGACCGGGCAGCTCCCGGCCGGCGCCGCCTGGGCGTACGAGTTCAAGTGGGACGGGGTGCGTGCGCTCGCCGACATCTCGCGCGGCGACCGGCACTTCTACGCCCGCTCCGGCGTCGAGATCACCACCGCGTACCCGGAACTGCTCAACCTGGCCGAGCAGGTCGGCGACGCGCTGCTCGACGGCGAGGTGGTGCTCTTCACCGACGGGCAGCCCTCGTTCACCGCGCTCGCCGAGCGGATGCACGTCCGCAACCCGGCCAAGGCGGCGCGGCTGGCGGCGACCGTACCCGTCACGTACATGATCTTCGACCTGTTGCGGCTCGACGGCGAGGACCTGACCGCCCGGCCGTGGCGGGAGCGGCGGGCGGCGCTGGAGGCGCTCGGGCTCGGCGCCGCCCGATGGGCGGTGCCGCCGGTCTTCGGCGACGGGCCGGCCACCTACGCGGCGGCGGGCGAGCACGGGCTGGAAGGGGTGATGGCCAAGCGGGTCGACTCGCTCTACCGGCCCGGCGTGCGCTCCCCGGACTGGGTGAAGGTCAAGCTGGAGGTCACCGGCGACTTCGTGGTCGGAGGCTGGCGGCCCGGCGCGCGCCGCGTCGGCGGCCTGCTGGTCGGCGTGCCCGGCCCGGACGGGCGGCTGATCTACCGGGGGCGGGTCGGCGGCGGGATCGGCGCGGCGATCGAACGGGAACTGCTGCGGGAGTTGGAGCCGCTGCGGGCCACCGCGTCGCCGTTCGCCGCCGGGGTGCCGCGCGAGGATGCCCGCGGCGCGATCTGGGTAAGTCCCCGGGTCGTGGTGGAGGTCAAGTACGGCCAGCGCACGCCGGACGGCCGGCTGCGCTTCCCGCGCATCCTGCGCCTGCGCCCGGACAAGCCGCCCGAGGAGGTCGACGATGCCGGCTGACCGGCTCAAGGTCGAGGTCGAGGGGCGTTCGCTGGAGCTGTCCAACCTGGACAAGGTGCTGTTCCCGCAGGCCGGCTTCACCAAGGGCGAGGTCATCGACTACTACACCCGGATCGCCCCGGTGCTGCTGCCGCACCTGCGCGACCGCGCGCTGACCCGGATCCGGTTCCCCAACGGCGTCGACGGCGGCTCGTTCTTCGAGAAGAACGCGCCCGCCGCGACCCCCGGCTGGGTACGCACCGAGAACCTGCCCGCCCCCGGGTCGAGCAAAGGGCGGGAGACCATCGACTACGTGGTCTGCGACGAGCTGCCCACGCTCGTGTGGCTGGCCAACCTGGCCGCGCTGGAGCTGCACACTCCGCAGTGGAAGGTCGGCGCGCACCCGGACATGATGGTGGTCGACCTGGACCCGGGCGCCCCGGCCGCGCTCAAGCAGTGCTGCCAGGTGGCCCTGCTGATGCGCGACCGGCTGGCTTCCGACGGCATCGAGGCGTTCCCGAAGACGTCGGGGAAGAAGGGCATGCAGCTCTGCTGCCCGATCGCCGGCACGCAGGACGCCGAACTCGTCTCCGACTACGCCAAGCGGATCGCGCAGGAACTGGAGAAGGCACACCCGAAGCTGATCGTGTCGAAGATGGCGAAGAACCTGCGTCCCGGCAAGGTCTTCATCGACTGGAGTCAGAACAACGCGGCGAAGACGACAGTGGCGCCGTACTCGCTGCGGGCCCAGTCGGTGCCGGCCGTGTCGACGCCGCTGACCTGGGGCGAGGTGGAGGCCGGCGCGGCCGGGAAGCGGCCGTCGGCGCGGCCCTACACGGCCGGGGAGGTGCTCAAGCGGGTGGAGAAGCAGGGCGACCTGCTGGCGCCGCTGCTCGACGGCGGTCCCGAGCTGCCGACCGGCTGACCCGCCACCACGCGCCGCCGACCAGCAGCAGCACGATCACGCTGATCGCCACGTCACCCACCAGCGCCGCCGCCGGGCTCGCCGGGGCATAGGTCGGCACTGTGTACGCGAGCGCGGCCGCGACGACCAGGCCGGCCGCGCCGGTGGCGAGCACGTGCGGCTGCTCCCAGCCGGGTCGCCGGGACCAGCGCGTCAGCAGGACGGCGGCGACAGTGGCGAG
This genomic window contains:
- a CDS encoding FKBP-type peptidyl-prolyl cis-trans isomerase, with protein sequence MGTLGVRAGTVCAGLGGGPPGAHPPTLQGVDVSERVENRSAGQAPATKAQRRLAAQLAEKKAAEARRRRQSMLGAAVGVLAVVALVGGLVWLNSGDDDKAATAGSSASPTAPGESSAMPAQELPAGIDPALKTKPTVQAGTGELTKLTVTTLVKGTGPAVKAGQNITTNYVGVFYKDGKQFDASWDNGQPATFPIGVGQVIKGWDQGLVGVPVGSRVQLDLPADLAYGNDAAGGRPAGPLRFVVDVLAAQ
- a CDS encoding SCO6745 family protein, which codes for MWTLYEPVHAVTYFHPRARAAFEAVGLRGYWRGYFAGRAAPLGAVDAPAVTAAFFSFAPAMVARALPSVWRLATPEEALRARLTGGVQALAEFTYELPESHLVEAADLLEEAAGRVDVAGRVLGAVNAALPQGEYPLARLWQAATTLREHRGDGHVAALVTTGLEPVEVVAWRCRVDQSREFHQPARGWTDEQWTTAEERLVEKGWLTDDRSPTPYATETFRTVEEATDRAASGPWRALGAERTARLRELLEPIATRCRTIIPAKAPIGLPAQRSAGAALPR
- the ligD gene encoding non-homologous end-joining DNA ligase, encoding MPADRLKVEVEGRSLELSNLDKVLFPQAGFTKGEVIDYYTRIAPVLLPHLRDRALTRIRFPNGVDGGSFFEKNAPAATPGWVRTENLPAPGSSKGRETIDYVVCDELPTLVWLANLAALELHTPQWKVGAHPDMMVVDLDPGAPAALKQCCQVALLMRDRLASDGIEAFPKTSGKKGMQLCCPIAGTQDAELVSDYAKRIAQELEKAHPKLIVSKMAKNLRPGKVFIDWSQNNAAKTTVAPYSLRAQSVPAVSTPLTWGEVEAGAAGKRPSARPYTAGEVLKRVEKQGDLLAPLLDGGPELPTG
- the ligD gene encoding non-homologous end-joining DNA ligase, yielding MPGAPLKPMLATTGQLPAGAAWAYEFKWDGVRALADISRGDRHFYARSGVEITTAYPELLNLAEQVGDALLDGEVVLFTDGQPSFTALAERMHVRNPAKAARLAATVPVTYMIFDLLRLDGEDLTARPWRERRAALEALGLGAARWAVPPVFGDGPATYAAAGEHGLEGVMAKRVDSLYRPGVRSPDWVKVKLEVTGDFVVGGWRPGARRVGGLLVGVPGPDGRLIYRGRVGGGIGAAIERELLRELEPLRATASPFAAGVPREDARGAIWVSPRVVVEVKYGQRTPDGRLRFPRILRLRPDKPPEEVDDAG
- a CDS encoding Ku protein, giving the protein MRAIWKGAVSFGLVSIGVKVYSATEEKDIRFHQVHREDGGRIRYKRTCSVCGEEVTYDDIAKGYDIGGGEMVILTDEDFADLPLSTSHAIDVLEFVPAEQVDPILYNKAYFLEPEGSATKPYVLLRDALSDSERVAIVKVALRQREQLATLRVREGVLLLNTMLWPDEIRRPDFGFLDEDLKVRPPELAMASSLIDSMAGEFEPDAFTDDYRAALQEVIDAKVEGREVVQPEEEEAAPAAAVDLMAALKASVERARAARGEAPSGGGAEPTPISSARSAKKAAKKAPAKKAEPAKKTAAKKTPAKKTAAKKAEPAKKTAAKKTAAKKKKTA